In a genomic window of Ipomoea triloba cultivar NCNSP0323 chromosome 3, ASM357664v1:
- the LOC116011951 gene encoding ER membrane protein complex subunit 8/9 homolog, whose amino-acid sequence MGCDTRYEIHQNAYIKLVLHALKHKSSAVNGVLLGRPSPTGDAVEVTDSVPLFHSQLGVLPPLEISLIMIEEYYGDKGLSIVGYFHGNERFDDAELGTVSKNIADHIYRYFPQAALLLLDNRKLEALPKSKDRSPVMQLYAKDTSRSWKLVGSDGNNQLTIKEPSANVVLLDYISSEKWKDIVDFDDHLDDISKDWLNEGLFK is encoded by the exons ATGGGGTGCGATACGCGCTACGAGATCCACCAAAACGCCTACATCAAGCTCGTCCTCCATGCCCTCAAGCACAAATCTTCTGCCGTCAACGGCGTTCTCCTCGGCCGTCCCTCACCCACCGGCGACGCCGTAGAAGTCACGGATTCAGTCCCTCTCTTCCACTCCCAACTTGGAGTCCTTCCTCCTCTTGAGATCTCCCTCATTATG ATAGAGGAGTACTATGGTGATAAGGGTTTGAGTATTGTTGGTTACTTTCACGGCAATGAGCGTTTCGATGATGCCGAGCTCGGAACTGTTTCAAAGAATATTGCTGATCACATCTACCGATATTTTCCTCAAGCTGCTTTGCTTCTG TTAGATAACAGGAAGCTTGAAGCTTTGCCCAAGAGTAAAGATAGGAGTCCTGTGATGCAG CTGTATGCAAAGGACACTTCTAGGAGCTGGAAACTTGTAGGATCAgatggaaacaatcaattgacGATCAAGGAGCCATCAGCAAACGTAGTCCTTTTAGATTATATTTCGTCAGAGAAATGGAAAGACATCGTAGACTTTGATGACCACCTCGATGACATTAGCAA GGATTGGCTGAACGAGGGACTCTTCAAGTGA